Proteins from one Catalinimonas alkaloidigena genomic window:
- a CDS encoding M56 family metallopeptidase has translation MNPFLTYLLEASFCLVVWYGVYGLLFRRATHLGFNRFFLLGATVLSVGLPLIHVSWPAAFAGDVAAPMFLERVSAQAQRLWLPEVQISATRTGLPLPSPAALGWGIYLAGMLGSAAFLVYRTAKVLACIRRGRQTQATDYRVVQLADHLPTFSFFRYLCLAPAPDLDEASQRALIAHEEAHIRGLHSWDVLGLNLVKICFWFHPAVYLIERDLRELHEFIADRRTVASQSPTSYARLLAQQALAGAGLSLTHSFHQFHIKQRITMLQKNHVPLAWWKGAAAVAIALTLGVLVSCEQDSTASAEPTAATTIAQMDEEAINQELTRYKEKYGEEIEYFTIPDAKLRELGVALPEATPADKQNIRALFDRLHELDQQNALNQSPSDEVFLVVEEQPAPVGGMEAVTSYLQENLAYPAQARRMGIEGRVFVEFIIEKDGTISNVKSVKGIGAGCDAEAVRVVSEMPNWNPGKQSGQAVKVKMVLPIMFKLDDKTSSLFSHPTRSFLPLSLLPKDQC, from the coding sequence ATGAATCCATTCCTCACTTACTTACTGGAAGCCAGCTTTTGCCTGGTTGTGTGGTACGGCGTCTACGGCCTGCTGTTTCGCAGGGCCACGCATCTGGGCTTCAACCGCTTCTTTCTGCTGGGCGCGACGGTGCTCTCGGTCGGGTTGCCCCTGATCCACGTCTCGTGGCCGGCGGCGTTCGCAGGCGATGTAGCGGCACCGATGTTTCTGGAACGCGTGTCGGCCCAGGCCCAGCGGCTCTGGCTCCCTGAAGTGCAGATTTCGGCGACGCGCACCGGGTTGCCGCTGCCTTCCCCAGCGGCCCTCGGGTGGGGGATTTACCTGGCGGGCATGCTGGGCAGTGCGGCCTTCTTGGTGTACCGTACCGCGAAGGTGCTTGCCTGCATCCGACGGGGCCGCCAAACGCAAGCGACCGATTACCGGGTCGTGCAGCTGGCTGACCACCTTCCTACGTTTTCGTTCTTCCGTTACCTGTGTCTGGCCCCCGCGCCCGACCTGGACGAAGCGTCACAGCGCGCCCTGATCGCCCACGAGGAGGCCCACATCCGGGGACTTCATTCCTGGGACGTGCTGGGGCTCAACCTCGTCAAGATTTGCTTCTGGTTTCACCCTGCGGTCTACCTCATCGAACGCGACCTGCGCGAGTTGCACGAGTTCATCGCCGATCGCCGTACGGTTGCCTCCCAATCGCCGACCTCCTACGCGCGCCTGCTGGCACAACAGGCCCTGGCCGGCGCGGGCCTCTCGCTTACCCACTCGTTTCATCAATTTCATATCAAACAAAGAATCACCATGTTACAGAAAAATCATGTTCCCCTGGCCTGGTGGAAAGGCGCGGCCGCAGTGGCCATCGCCCTGACCCTCGGTGTCCTGGTGAGCTGCGAACAAGACAGCACCGCGTCGGCCGAACCCACCGCTGCAACTACCATCGCTCAGATGGACGAAGAAGCCATCAACCAGGAACTAACCCGGTACAAAGAAAAGTACGGTGAGGAGATTGAGTATTTCACAATCCCCGACGCCAAGCTGCGCGAATTGGGCGTTGCGCTTCCGGAAGCGACGCCCGCAGACAAGCAAAACATCCGGGCGCTGTTCGACCGGCTGCATGAACTCGATCAGCAAAACGCGCTGAATCAATCGCCCAGCGACGAAGTCTTTCTGGTTGTGGAAGAGCAACCTGCCCCCGTCGGTGGCATGGAGGCAGTCACCAGCTACTTGCAGGAAAACCTCGCTTACCCCGCCCAGGCCCGTCGGATGGGCATCGAAGGGCGCGTATTCGTGGAATTCATCATTGAGAAAGACGGGACGATCTCCAACGTGAAATCCGTCAAAGGCATTGGCGCGGGCTGCGACGCCGAGGCGGTGCGTGTGGTCAGCGAGATGCCCAACTGGAATCCCGGCAAGCAAAGCGGCCAGGCCGTGAAGGTGAAGATGGTACTGCCGATTATGTTTAAGCTAGACGACAAAACCTCGTCTTTGTTCTCCCACCCTACCCGCAGTTTCCTCCCATTATCGCTCCTGCCCAAGGATCAGTGCTGA
- a CDS encoding sialidase family protein: MKSPLSLLLIANVVFFLEAPPAQKQERAVRQAGTSVEKQGLAKERKQGIERGLIYFSTDDGATWTNHSKGLPKALHLSDMAASEAWLGVTTQEHGLFLYDFRRHVWQPTPTLPETKHKLDALAFYHDSFFVGTQGSGVFLSTDEGQSWKPYNQGLSNLTIRRFTEIDHQLFVGTNEGLYVLDAAKHEWRAVYRTPHLQVNGITALDGEFYIGTNQGAFKSDQHRKQWQPIMADRALHNISTDGHTLYALAYNELFTSDDQGLTWISAQKGLPDGLYTFQVKRSHQAVLAGQWDGVYKRSAVTGWTPSSRGMPLRFPVTELIVHQNLVVASSSSWSPHE; encoded by the coding sequence ATGAAATCGCCTCTATCCCTGTTACTTATTGCCAACGTAGTTTTCTTCCTGGAAGCGCCTCCTGCACAGAAACAGGAAAGGGCCGTCCGCCAGGCTGGTACATCTGTGGAGAAGCAAGGCCTCGCAAAAGAGAGGAAGCAGGGGATTGAACGGGGACTCATCTACTTCTCGACCGACGATGGCGCAACCTGGACAAATCACAGCAAAGGATTACCTAAAGCATTGCACCTGAGCGACATGGCAGCTTCGGAAGCGTGGCTCGGAGTCACTACACAAGAACACGGGCTTTTCTTGTACGATTTTCGACGGCATGTCTGGCAACCCACCCCTACGCTCCCGGAGACGAAGCACAAACTGGATGCTCTTGCCTTCTATCACGACAGTTTTTTTGTCGGCACTCAGGGGAGTGGCGTCTTTCTCTCAACTGACGAGGGACAGTCGTGGAAACCCTATAACCAGGGCCTTAGCAATCTGACAATCCGGCGGTTTACAGAAATCGATCATCAGTTATTCGTTGGGACAAACGAAGGGTTGTACGTACTGGATGCGGCCAAGCACGAATGGCGGGCGGTGTATCGTACTCCTCATCTGCAAGTCAACGGCATCACGGCCCTGGATGGCGAGTTCTACATCGGCACCAATCAAGGTGCTTTCAAATCTGATCAACACCGGAAACAGTGGCAGCCTATCATGGCGGATCGTGCGTTGCACAACATCAGTACAGATGGTCATACACTTTATGCCTTGGCCTATAACGAGTTGTTCACGTCGGACGACCAAGGACTTACCTGGATCAGCGCACAAAAGGGATTACCCGACGGACTCTATACCTTCCAGGTAAAGCGGAGCCATCAGGCCGTACTGGCTGGCCAGTGGGACGGCGTGTACAAGCGAAGCGCAGTCACCGGTTGGACGCCCTCTAGCCGAGGCATGCCCCTCCGATTCCCTGTTACTGAATTGATTGTACATCAGAACCTCGTGGTTGCCAGTAGTTCCAGTTGGTCGCCTCACGAGTAA
- a CDS encoding BlaI/MecI/CopY family transcriptional regulator, with protein sequence MKELTKAEEEIMQVLWQLGKAFVKDIIEELPEPKPAYNTVSTIVRILEKKEFVGHKAYGKTHEYFPRIDRDTYRKQFLKSLMGRYFNGSFRQMVSFFAKEENLSLKEVDELMRYLKDDIQPEE encoded by the coding sequence ATGAAAGAATTAACCAAAGCCGAAGAAGAGATCATGCAGGTGCTCTGGCAGTTGGGGAAGGCCTTTGTCAAAGACATCATCGAAGAACTCCCCGAACCCAAGCCCGCGTACAACACGGTTTCGACCATCGTGCGCATTCTGGAGAAAAAGGAGTTCGTGGGTCACAAAGCCTATGGCAAAACGCACGAATACTTCCCGCGGATTGACCGCGACACGTACCGGAAGCAATTTCTCAAAAGCCTGATGGGCCGCTATTTCAACGGCTCGTTCCGCCAGATGGTCTCCTTTTTCGCCAAGGAAGAAAACCTCAGCCTGAAGGAAGTCGACGAACTGATGCGCTACCTAAAGGACGACATCCAACCGGAAGAGTAG
- a CDS encoding GtrA family protein — protein sequence MRLLTEDLFYKMLRFAVVGFSGVFIDFGITWLLKEQLRIQKYVANSAGFLAAATSNYYLNRIWTFASQDPHIARQYGLFIGISAVGLLLNNFLIWVLNDKMRVPFYMAKLLAIGAVTFWNFVLNYFITFR from the coding sequence ATGCGCCTACTGACCGAAGATTTATTCTATAAAATGCTCCGCTTCGCCGTGGTAGGCTTTTCGGGCGTTTTTATCGATTTCGGCATTACGTGGCTCCTGAAAGAGCAGTTGCGCATCCAGAAATACGTCGCCAACAGCGCGGGATTTCTGGCCGCTGCCACTTCCAACTACTACCTGAACCGCATCTGGACTTTTGCCAGCCAGGACCCGCACATCGCGCGGCAATACGGCCTCTTCATCGGGATTTCGGCCGTGGGGTTGTTGCTCAACAACTTCCTGATCTGGGTCCTGAACGACAAAATGCGTGTTCCCTTCTACATGGCCAAGCTACTGGCCATCGGTGCCGTTACGTTCTGGAATTTCGTTCTGAACTACTTCATTACGTTTCGCTGA
- the ahcY gene encoding adenosylhomocysteinase, protein MVETYVKHKVKDLALADWGRKEIELAEAEMPGLMAIREEYGPSQPLKGARIAGCLHMTIQTAVLIETLVALGAEVTWSSCNIFSTQDHAAAAIAAAGISVYAWKGMTEEEFDWCIEQTLFFGEERKPLNMILDDGGDLTNMVLDKYPELVKDIRGISEETTTGVMRLYERMRKGTLPMPAINVNDSVTKSKFDNKYGCKESCVDAIRRATDVMIAGKVAVVAGYGDVGKGSAASLRGAGARVIVTEIDPICALQAAMDGYEVKKMESAAPRADIIVTATGNKSILTEKHFRKMKDKTIVCNIGHFDNEIDMAWLNKTYGNTKVEIKPQVDKYTIDGTDIIVLAEGRLVNLGCATGHPSFVMSNSFSNQTLAQIELWKNHENYENKVYTLPKHLDEKVAAFHLAKIGVELEELTDEQASYIGVEKKGPFKSDLYRY, encoded by the coding sequence ATGGTTGAAACGTATGTAAAGCACAAGGTCAAAGACCTGGCGCTGGCCGACTGGGGCCGTAAAGAAATTGAGCTGGCCGAGGCCGAGATGCCCGGCCTGATGGCGATTCGGGAAGAGTACGGTCCTTCGCAGCCATTGAAGGGAGCGCGCATTGCAGGCTGTCTGCACATGACGATCCAGACGGCGGTGTTGATCGAGACGTTGGTGGCGTTGGGTGCAGAAGTTACCTGGTCGTCGTGCAACATCTTCTCTACGCAAGACCATGCCGCTGCGGCCATCGCTGCGGCCGGAATTTCGGTCTACGCCTGGAAAGGCATGACGGAAGAAGAGTTCGACTGGTGCATCGAGCAAACGTTGTTCTTCGGCGAGGAGCGCAAGCCCCTGAACATGATCCTGGACGACGGCGGTGACCTGACCAACATGGTGTTGGACAAATACCCGGAACTGGTGAAAGACATCCGTGGGATTTCGGAAGAAACGACCACCGGCGTTATGCGTCTGTACGAGCGCATGCGGAAAGGTACACTGCCGATGCCGGCCATCAACGTAAACGACTCGGTTACCAAATCGAAATTCGATAACAAATACGGCTGTAAAGAATCGTGTGTAGACGCCATTCGCCGCGCTACCGACGTGATGATCGCCGGTAAAGTAGCGGTAGTGGCCGGTTACGGTGACGTGGGCAAAGGCTCGGCAGCCTCGCTGCGCGGTGCCGGTGCACGCGTAATTGTGACGGAAATCGACCCGATCTGCGCCTTGCAGGCCGCCATGGACGGCTACGAAGTGAAAAAGATGGAAAGTGCTGCACCGCGCGCCGACATCATCGTGACGGCAACAGGCAACAAGTCGATCCTGACCGAGAAGCATTTCCGGAAGATGAAAGACAAAACCATCGTCTGCAACATCGGGCACTTCGACAACGAGATCGACATGGCGTGGCTGAACAAAACCTACGGCAACACCAAAGTCGAAATCAAACCACAGGTCGATAAATACACCATCGACGGCACCGACATCATCGTGCTGGCCGAAGGCCGTCTGGTGAACCTGGGTTGTGCCACAGGCCACCCTTCGTTCGTCATGTCGAACTCGTTCTCGAACCAGACGCTCGCCCAGATCGAGCTCTGGAAAAACCACGAGAACTACGAAAACAAGGTGTATACGCTGCCGAAACACCTCGACGAGAAAGTGGCCGCCTTCCACCTGGCGAAAATCGGAGTGGAACTGGAAGAACTGACCGACGAGCAGGCCAGCTACATTGGCGTAGAGAAAAAAGGTCCGTTCAAAAGCGACCTGTACCGCTACTAG
- a CDS encoding ferrous iron transport protein A yields the protein MRPRSVADLQVGESAKVCSFCDEPLSLKLLEMGCLPGSQVTLCRKAPLGCPLYLRVQDYHISIRKDEAATILLDV from the coding sequence ATGCGCCCTCGTAGTGTAGCCGATCTGCAAGTAGGAGAAAGTGCGAAAGTTTGTTCGTTTTGCGACGAGCCACTTTCGCTTAAGCTGCTGGAAATGGGTTGCTTACCGGGGAGCCAGGTGACACTCTGCCGCAAAGCCCCGCTGGGTTGCCCGCTTTATTTGCGCGTTCAAGACTACCACATTTCCATCCGGAAAGACGAAGCCGCGACTATTCTTTTGGACGTATGA